In Populus alba chromosome 1, ASM523922v2, whole genome shotgun sequence, a single window of DNA contains:
- the LOC118039276 gene encoding AT-hook motif nuclear-localized protein 8 has translation MDSREPPPPQQLQPSHAPPPPQSQSNMIPGPISSYPATASPHLINNRSISPQNAAVGGGFPFNPMSSQRLQSKPEGAFDGSSPTSSSGMRFSIEPSKKKRGRPRKYTPDGNIALGLSPTPIPSGISAGQADSGGGAGSGVMPDVASEHPSKKHRGRPPGSGKKQLDALGGTGGVGFTPHVITVKAGEDIASKIMAFSQQGPRTVCILSANGAICNVTLRQPAMSGGSVTYEGRFEIISLSGSFLLSESNGSRSRTGGLSVSLAGSDGRVLGGGVAGMLTAASAVQVILGSFIADGKKSNSKSLKSGPSSTPPPQMLNFGAPLTTASPPSRGGSSESSDENGGSPVNRTPGTYGNPSQPIHNMQMYQLWGGQNPE, from the exons atggacTCGAGAGAACCGCCACCGCCGCAACAACTACAGCCATCGCatgcaccaccaccaccacaatcaCAATCAAACATGATTCCGGGCCCTATCTCCTCCTATCCAGCAACCGCTTCCCCTCACCTGATCAACAACCGCAGTATTTCTCCTCAGAATGCTGCTGTTGGTGGTGGCTTCCCCTTCAATCCGATGTCATCCCAGCGGCTGCAATCCAAGCCTGAAGGTGCTTTTGATGGATCGTCGCCCACATCTTCTTCAGGGATGAGGTTTAGTATAGAGCCCTCCAAGAAGAAGCGCGGGAGGCCCAGGAAGTACACACCTGACGGTAACATTGCCTTGGGTTTGTCACCCACCCCCATTCCTTCAGGAATATCGGCTGGTCAAGCCGATTCTGGTGGTGGAGCCGGAAGCGGTGTCATGCCTGATGTGGCATCTGAGCATCCTTCTAAAAAGCATAGAGGAAGGCCGCCAGGTTCTGGGAAGAAGCAGCTTGATGCCTTAG GTGGGACTGGAGGCGTAGGGTTTACACCGCATGTCATTACGGTGAAAGCAGGAGAG GACATTGCATCAAAGATTATGGCTTTTTCACAGCAAGGGCCACGGACAGTTTGTATTCTCTCTGCAAATGGTGCCATCTGCAATGTTACACTTCGCCAACCGGCAATGTCTGGTGGTTCTGTGACATATGAG GGCCGCTTTGAAATCATTTCTCTATCAGGTTCCTTCTTGCTTTCTGAAAGTAATGGTAGTCGGAGCAGAACTGGTGGTTTGAGTGTGTCACTGGCTGGGTCAGATGGTCGGGTTTTGGGCGGGGGAGTTGCTGGAATGCTAACGGCAGCTTCTGCTGTACAG GTAATTTTGGGCAGCTTCATTGcagatggaaaaaaatcaaattcaaaatcattaaaatctgGACCTTCCTCAACACCCCCACCCCAGATGTTGAATTTTGGTGCTCCATTAACCACAGCTAGCCCTCCCTCTCGAGGGGGCTCTAGCGAGTCTTCGGATGAGAATGGTGGCAGTCCTGTTAATCGGACTCCTGGAACTTATGGTAACCCTAGTCAACCCATTCATAATATGCAGATGTACCAACTATGGGGTGGCCAAAATCCAGAGTGA